The genomic DNA AAAGCCCGTCTCCTTTAGCCTGCCTCCAAAGTTCTTCACCAGTCCGGAGGTCGAAACAAATCGATGCCAACTCACCGCTTCCATACTCATTTGGAAGTTCGTGAGGAGTGACGAGAACAGAATTCCCCACGATGACCGGTGGAGCAGTCATCCATCGATGATTTAAGTTCTGAACAGATTGAACAGCAAACCCGCCACGAGAACGTTGCCGTTTATTGGAACGTGCCGAAAACCGAGAGGCCCAAAGGAGTTGATGGTTTTGGCGATCTACCGCAACGAGCCAACCGCAGGTTGTCGGGCAAACGATCACCCCATCTTGAATTGAAGGGTAACAAGGCCAAAAACGTCGCACCTGATCGTCGACGAGGCTTCGCGACGGTGTCGCAATTTCCTGACTCCAGAGGACTTCGCCAGTCTGGGCATTGAGAGAAAACAACGAGATCAGCCCATCACGTTCCCCAATCACAAACAGGTCCGAACCGTCACTGACTGGCGGCCCAAAGAAGAATGTTCCTGCCAGTGGTCGCGAGAAAGGATCTTCGATCAGTTTCCCACCCAGCCGCCATCTTACGCGTCCAGTTTTGAAATCGTATGCGACAATTTCATTCGTGCTGAATTTCTCATCCTCTGGATCTTTCTGAGCTGTACGTCTTTGCCAGGCATAGCCTCGCGAAGTACTTGAGATCACTTCATGACCTTCGATGGCAAAGAGATGCCTCCCGTCGGTCGTCAGGCTCCGCGAGATCGCATCACGCAACATCAGACTGGTCACTGGATGATGCTCCGGAACCCGCCCACGATACCGTAACTCGATCTCATCATCCGAGGCGGATTGCGAAAACTGCGTTTCAATATTTGACGCCGCTCTGTTTTCCCAGAGAAGTTCGCCCGTTTGAAGATTGCGAACTTCCAAAGCCCGAAGCGTCCTGTAGGCAATAAAATTGCCACTCATCACTGCCTGACTTGTGGTCACAATCGCACGATTCGTCTCTTTCAAATCAGAAAACAACTTCTTGACTTGATGTTCAACGTCGTAACGATCAATCGTCCGCTGAGTCCAGACTGGAAGAAATTGCGGGTCGGCCGGGTTCTCAAGGTGGTGTGATGAACTCACCAATTGCGTCGAGGAATCATTAAACTCTTCTCTTCCTGAAACAACAGAAGTCGGCAGGAAAGTGATCTCTTCCAGAGAAATTGAAAACTCTTCTGCTATTTGTTGAACCAGCGATGCATCGCCTGCGAGTGCGGCGCTGCTGATGGCTTGCATTGCAAATCGTTTTTTCGTGCGCACGGAATCGGTTTTGTGAGCAAGATCTGCAAAGGCTCGAGAGGCCGCGACCAAATGCCCTTGATCAAACAAACTCAAGGCTGCGGTGAAGGCAGCTGACTGCCCCCCCTGAGTTGCAACGTAGAGCCTGGAAACTTTATTCAACCCTTTGAGATCCCCCTGTGCCAAAGCGATGTCGCGTTCTCGCATTGCCACCGGACCGAAGCGGTTTAGATAGTTCCGCTTAGCCTCCCCGGGCAGATTGGCCAACAGTTTCGAGACTTCAGAATGAGCGGGAACGAGTTGTTGTTTCTTGCCAAAGAAAAAAAAGTCTTCTTCAATCCCATTGAGATATTGCAGAATTTCGACAGCGTCATGGAATCGTGATTGCTCAAGGAATGCCTTTGCCTGTTCCAAACGACGTTCAAAATCCTGATTTTGCGGCGGACGGGAATCGAGTTGGTCTCGCCCCAGCTTGGCATCTTCAATTTCTTTTGCCCCGTCACGGACCTCTTTGTTCAAACCACGGAAGAAATTCCCAATGGGGTTCTCCCCTCCATTCTCTCCCTTCTCATCTTGTGCAGAGAGAGGCTGACATGGAATCAGCAGGAGTAAAAGAATCAACAACGAAAATGATTTGGTGAGATTGATCATGATTTACGCGAGGGCAGTTTGTGCTTATTGAAAGCAATTTCAAATTGCATGGGCCATCACTCTATTGTCACTCATCTGGAGTAGCCAGCATAGAGTGATTCTCAAAATTTCAAGCCGTGGGAGACAACTCAATAAACAATCAGCTGTGTGAATTGAAAAGACTCTTCACCGGCCAGTATGAAAACAGAACACCGAGAATCCGTTATTTCATATCTGTCGAACAATGAGATTCCAGGATTGAAGCGAAAGCTTTCAGGACATCCCCGCACGAATGACAGCCCTCCAATACGTCTCGTATGCCCCTTACTCTGAATGGCAAACTTGAACGCGATCCGTTCAAGGATTTCCGACCATTGCGACGCCGCAGCAACTGAATGGGATCGTAAAATCCCCGCGACCGCATTACCGGTTCACGAATAAAACCACTCACCGAGCCCTCGATCATAAACCCTCGCTGATACATGGTTTCCAGAAATTTCAGAAACCATATGGTTCTTTCCTGTTGCTCTGGTGCCTAAGACTTTCCGTCAGTAAAGTACCCGCCCATATTCGGCCCTCCTCTCACCCTTGAAAGTTTTTTGATGAAGTCCCCTGCTTTATACTGTCTGTTACTCTTCGCCTTCGCTTCTCCTCCCGTTGATGCCGGGATCATCTCAGACCTGTCTGACGGTACTCACCTCTGGACATCAACCCTGGTTCCTGGAATTCCGAACTACGATTCACTGCTTGAGATGACCGACACGTTTACTGCGAGTGGGACAATCAGTTTCGACTATGAATTCAAGCATTTCGTGCCCATAGCTGGCCATGAATTTTGGGCAAAGAGCGGGGCGGGAAACATCAGTATCGGTTCTTCTGCCGATTTGGTTGCCTATACCTTCGACAATCCTCTGACGCTCCCTAACTCCGACCATACTGCAGCAGGAAACATTGTTGGCTTGAGTGTTTTGGCCGGAGATACCTTTAGCTTTCTAGCGAACACACTCTCTTCGCAACATTCACTTGATCCTACTGTGACACTTGAAATTACGAATTTCACGTTTACTGAAGCATCCTCAGGAGGCTCCGCAGTCCCGGAACCGTCGTCACTCACTTTGTTGACGATGGGAGCGATTGCACTCGGCGTTTGTAGTCATCGTCGCCGTAAACAAACAGGACAAACCAAGGAAGCTTAGATCAAGAGACTTGAATTCCATCGCTGACTTAACCGGACAAACTACGATGCGATTGTTTTTCCCTGCGACACTTTTTCTCATCGCCTTTCCAATGTGGATGTCCAACGCATCCGCAGAGGATGAGACCTCAGTCGTAGTGGATCAACGATTCACTCAAGCAGCGAACCGAACGTTCAAGGCGTTCAACTCTCCGCTGGAACAATCGTGGCAAGGTCCCTTCTTTTTCCTGCAGCTCGCCGATACTCAATACGGCATGTTCACAGGAAACAAAGGGTTCGAGAAGGAAGCAGCACTGACGCAGCAGGCGGTCGAACACATCAACCGGCTTCAACCGCGATTTGTGATTGTTTGTGGCGACCTGACAAACGCCACCCCGGACCAGACTCGCTATCAGGCTCAGGTCAAACAATACCATCAGGATTTTTCA from Thalassoglobus polymorphus includes the following:
- a CDS encoding PEP-CTERM sorting domain-containing protein, with the translated sequence MKSPALYCLLLFAFASPPVDAGIISDLSDGTHLWTSTLVPGIPNYDSLLEMTDTFTASGTISFDYEFKHFVPIAGHEFWAKSGAGNISIGSSADLVAYTFDNPLTLPNSDHTAAGNIVGLSVLAGDTFSFLANTLSSQHSLDPTVTLEITNFTFTEASSGGSAVPEPSSLTLLTMGAIALGVCSHRRRKQTGQTKEA